One genomic region from Pseudoduganella dura encodes:
- a CDS encoding ABC transporter ATP-binding protein encodes MAAISLQQVRKFYDNGFHAVRDFSLDIGDGEFVVFVGPSGCGKSTTLRMIAGLEDISDGLLRIGGTVVNDMEPKQRDIAMVFQSYALYPHMTVRQNMGFALRLDGVPKAAIAERVDEAARMLQLDHLLERRPKELSGGQRQRVALGRAIVRKPQAFLMDEPLSNLDAKLRVEMRASILKLHRQLGVTTVYVTHDQVEAMTMGDRIVVMKGGEIQQVASPMELYDRPVNVFVGGFIGSPAMSFLEGELRGGSVAGDGYTVRLPAGMAARLAAWPGRAVKLGVRPEIFSLDPTAGEALNAVVDVVEPLGAETIVSLRVGSGSVVARLDGHVKLVPEQPATLYLDAERLHVFDAASEANIGLGPREGA; translated from the coding sequence ATGGCGGCGATCTCGTTACAACAGGTGCGCAAGTTCTACGACAACGGTTTTCATGCGGTGCGCGATTTCAGCCTCGATATCGGCGACGGCGAATTCGTCGTCTTCGTCGGTCCGTCCGGCTGCGGCAAGTCGACCACGCTGCGCATGATCGCGGGACTGGAAGACATCTCGGACGGACTGCTGCGCATCGGCGGTACCGTCGTCAACGACATGGAACCGAAGCAGCGCGATATCGCGATGGTGTTCCAGAGCTACGCGCTGTATCCGCACATGACGGTGCGCCAGAACATGGGCTTCGCGCTCAGGCTCGACGGCGTGCCGAAGGCGGCGATCGCCGAACGGGTCGACGAAGCGGCACGCATGCTGCAGCTCGATCACCTGCTGGAGCGCCGGCCGAAGGAACTGTCCGGCGGGCAGCGCCAGCGGGTGGCGCTGGGCCGCGCGATCGTGCGCAAGCCGCAGGCGTTCCTGATGGACGAGCCGCTGTCGAATCTCGATGCCAAGCTGCGCGTGGAAATGCGCGCGTCGATCCTCAAGCTGCACCGGCAACTGGGCGTGACCACGGTGTATGTCACGCACGACCAGGTGGAGGCGATGACGATGGGCGACCGTATCGTCGTGATGAAGGGCGGCGAGATCCAGCAGGTGGCCAGCCCGATGGAACTGTACGATCGGCCCGTGAACGTGTTCGTGGGCGGCTTCATCGGTTCGCCGGCGATGAGTTTCCTGGAAGGCGAACTGCGCGGCGGCAGCGTGGCCGGCGACGGCTACACGGTGCGTTTGCCGGCCGGGATGGCCGCGCGGCTGGCGGCGTGGCCCGGGCGCGCGGTCAAGCTCGGCGTGCGTCCTGAAATCTTCTCGCTGGACCCGACGGCCGGGGAGGCGCTGAACGCGGTGGTCGACGTCGTGGAGCCACTCGGCGCCGAAACCATCGTCAGCCTGCGCGTGGGCAGTGGCAGCGTGGTGGCGCGGCTCGATGGCCACGTGAAGCTGGTGCCGGAACAGCCGGCCACGCTGTACCTCGATGCCGAACGCCTGCACGTGTTCGATGCCGCCAGTGAGGCGAACATCGGCCTCGGCCCGCGGGAGGGCGCATGA
- a CDS encoding polysaccharide lyase family 8 super-sandwich domain-containing protein — MLTRPSRVSPTSPSRRVPAPQVLAVLLALATLALAPHTALADEYDTLRTKWQTRLTGGVAIDTGDPDIAQAVATLAANAQLHWNAMDKGAGRTFLWSDLAATATSAHVTNSYGRLHSMALAWSTTGSPLKGNAALAADIVAALDWLYANRYNETVTYYDNWWDWHIGTPQSLTGTMTLMYGQLSTAQRASWLKAIDKFVPDPAVRLRPDGTALTTETGANLLDKALAVILRGVLGKSAAKIVQGRDAISPGLLYVTAGDGFYRDGSFVQHEYVPYTGSYGPAVIDDMSKLLYLLTGSTWAFTDPNVTNVYDWSINAFAPLIHDGAMMDAVRGRGIARQYSTDHTAGRSIVTALVRLTHAGAATYPQQSAAIDAAVKGWMARDTTFGASYFAATPTAVAGVYSPLPVYEMTLMKALAANPDVKAAPEPAGVNVFASMDRAVQRGPGFAASLALFSNRISAFEYGNGENLAGWWTGMGMLTLYDADQARYLNGYWPTIDKRRLPGTTTDRSGSGTPVAWKKYPNTRNWAGGAALAGKYAAIGMDFATSGVTGSTLTGKKSWFMFGDRIVAVGAGIASTGGAGSGNPVETIVENSKLNADGSNAFTVNGAAQPAAPGGGTALAAVRWAHLAGNVPGADVAWYFPDAPTMNSLRETRSATWQTMSSGGGTASLSNHFHSLALPHGTDPASGSYAYVILPGRSAAQAAAYAAAPGVTILERSATATAVRDTALGLVGAHFWTDADKTVQVDGAPYLTSNRKAAVITQEADNVLQVAVADPTQANTGTIVIEVARAAGAVIASSAGVTVSQLKPTIRLTVDVDAAAGKSFGASFRLLRTKTLRPVADATLRDGTYGATNYGSAATMTVKNDAPGYARQALARFDLASIDGTIGAATLKLAPRFVGQGTAMTHNVLQVADTWAETGVAWNSRPADIATLGTWTVPAVNTYATLDVTSAATAAQSGDKLLSVRVEAAANYGANGWVEYPTRENGTAPLPALVVDYY, encoded by the coding sequence ATGTTGACCCGACCATCCCGCGTATCCCCTACCTCCCCGAGCCGCCGCGTGCCGGCGCCGCAGGTGCTGGCAGTGCTGCTGGCGCTTGCCACGCTGGCCCTCGCTCCCCACACCGCCCTTGCCGACGAATACGACACGCTGCGCACGAAGTGGCAGACCCGCCTGACCGGCGGCGTCGCGATCGACACGGGCGATCCGGACATCGCCCAGGCCGTGGCCACGCTCGCCGCCAACGCGCAGCTGCACTGGAACGCGATGGACAAGGGCGCCGGCCGCACATTCCTGTGGAGCGACCTGGCGGCAACGGCCACGTCGGCCCATGTCACCAACAGCTACGGCCGCCTTCATTCGATGGCGCTGGCCTGGTCCACCACCGGCTCGCCGCTCAAGGGCAATGCGGCCCTGGCCGCCGATATCGTCGCGGCGCTCGACTGGCTGTACGCGAACCGCTACAACGAAACGGTCACGTATTACGACAACTGGTGGGACTGGCACATCGGCACGCCCCAATCGCTGACGGGCACGATGACGCTGATGTACGGCCAGCTCTCCACCGCGCAGCGCGCCAGCTGGCTGAAGGCGATCGACAAGTTCGTACCCGACCCCGCGGTGCGGCTGAGGCCCGACGGCACCGCGCTGACCACCGAAACCGGCGCCAACCTGCTGGACAAGGCGCTGGCCGTGATCCTGCGCGGCGTGCTGGGCAAATCGGCGGCGAAGATCGTCCAGGGCCGCGACGCGATCAGCCCCGGCTTGCTGTACGTGACGGCCGGCGACGGCTTCTACCGCGACGGTTCCTTCGTCCAGCATGAATATGTGCCGTACACGGGCTCCTACGGCCCGGCGGTCATCGACGACATGTCGAAGCTGCTGTACCTGCTGACCGGTTCAACATGGGCATTCACCGACCCGAACGTGACCAACGTATACGACTGGAGCATCAACGCCTTCGCGCCGCTGATCCACGATGGCGCCATGATGGATGCGGTGCGCGGCCGCGGCATCGCGCGCCAGTACTCCACCGATCATACGGCCGGGCGCAGCATCGTCACCGCGCTGGTGCGGCTGACGCATGCCGGCGCGGCCACGTATCCGCAGCAGAGCGCCGCCATCGACGCCGCGGTCAAGGGCTGGATGGCGCGCGATACGACTTTCGGCGCCAGCTATTTCGCGGCCACGCCGACGGCGGTGGCGGGCGTCTACTCCCCGCTGCCGGTCTATGAAATGACACTGATGAAGGCGCTGGCTGCCAATCCGGACGTCAAGGCGGCGCCCGAGCCCGCCGGCGTGAACGTCTTTGCCTCGATGGACCGCGCTGTGCAGCGCGGCCCCGGTTTCGCGGCCAGCCTGGCGCTGTTCTCGAACCGGATCTCGGCCTTCGAATACGGCAACGGCGAAAACCTGGCCGGCTGGTGGACCGGCATGGGCATGCTCACGCTGTACGACGCCGACCAGGCCCGGTACCTGAACGGTTACTGGCCCACCATCGACAAGCGGCGCCTGCCCGGCACCACCACCGACCGTTCGGGCAGCGGCACGCCGGTGGCCTGGAAGAAGTACCCGAACACCCGCAACTGGGCCGGCGGCGCCGCGCTGGCCGGCAAGTACGCGGCAATCGGCATGGACTTCGCCACGTCGGGCGTGACCGGCAGTACGCTCACGGGGAAGAAATCATGGTTCATGTTCGGCGACCGGATCGTGGCGGTCGGCGCCGGCATCGCCAGCACGGGCGGCGCAGGGTCGGGCAACCCCGTCGAAACCATTGTCGAGAACAGCAAGCTCAATGCCGACGGCAGCAATGCCTTCACCGTCAACGGCGCCGCGCAACCCGCCGCGCCGGGCGGCGGCACGGCGTTGGCCGCCGTGCGCTGGGCGCACCTGGCCGGCAACGTGCCCGGCGCCGACGTGGCGTGGTATTTCCCCGACGCGCCCACCATGAACAGCCTGCGCGAAACCCGCAGCGCCACGTGGCAGACGATGTCCAGCGGCGGCGGCACGGCCAGCCTGTCGAACCACTTCCACAGCCTGGCGCTGCCCCACGGCACCGATCCGGCATCCGGCAGCTATGCCTACGTGATCCTGCCGGGCCGCAGCGCGGCGCAGGCCGCGGCCTATGCCGCCGCTCCAGGCGTCACGATCCTGGAGCGCTCGGCCACGGCCACGGCGGTGCGCGATACGGCCCTCGGCCTGGTCGGCGCGCATTTCTGGACCGATGCCGACAAGACCGTGCAGGTCGACGGCGCGCCGTACTTGACCAGCAACCGCAAGGCGGCGGTGATCACGCAGGAGGCGGATAACGTCTTGCAGGTGGCCGTGGCCGACCCCACCCAGGCCAACACCGGCACGATCGTCATCGAGGTTGCCCGCGCCGCGGGCGCGGTGATCGCGTCATCGGCCGGCGTGACGGTCAGCCAGCTGAAGCCGACGATCAGGCTCACGGTCGACGTCGACGCCGCTGCCGGCAAGTCGTTCGGCGCCAGCTTCAGGCTGCTGCGCACGAAGACGCTGCGGCCGGTCGCGGATGCCACGCTGCGCGACGGCACGTATGGCGCGACAAATTACGGGAGCGCGGCAACGATGACCGTCAAGAACGACGCGCCCGGCTACGCGCGGCAGGCGCTGGCACGCTTCGACCTCGCGTCGATCGACGGCACGATCGGCGCCGCCACGTTGAAGCTGGCGCCGCGTTTCGTCGGCCAGGGCACGGCGATGACGCACAACGTGCTGCAGGTCGCCGATACGTGGGCTGAAACGGGTGTCGCCTGGAACAGCCGGCCGGCCGACATCGCCACGCTGGGCACGTGGACCGTGCCCGCGGTGAACACCTACGCGACGCTGGACGTGACGTCGGCTGCGACCGCCGCGCAAAGTGGCGACAAGCTGCTGTCGGTGCGGGTGGAGGCGGCCGCGAACTACGGCGCGAACGGCTGGGTGGAATACCCGACCCGGGAAAACGGCACCGCGCCGCTGCCGGCGCTGGTGGTGGATTATTACTGA
- a CDS encoding glycoside hydrolase family 35 protein, with the protein MQNPSFTISGDRFMLNGAPLRVLSGALHYFRVVPGQWRDRLLKLKAMGLNTVETYVAWNLHEPRPGAFRFDGALDLPAFVRLAQELGLYVIVRPGPYICAEWEFGGLPAWLLADPAMEVRCCYPPYLAAVRRFYTALLPQLLPLQVQHGGPILAMQVENEYGSYGSDAQYVEWVRALMVELGVATLLFTSDGATDYMLAHGTLPDVFKTANFGSRADGEFAKLREYQPRGPLMCMEFWNGWFDHWGEPHHTREAADAAQALDEVLASGASVNVYMFHGGTNFGFMNGANTDLETRAYQPTVNSYDYDAPLGEAGEPTEKFHAFRKVIERYVDLPPMALPLPAARLPSTTVRFTGSTALADALPALAAPRHDIVPRPMESLGQDYGFILYRTDIVHPPGRVVLSVERVHDRAQVFVNGVEAGVVERNGGGTLELDLPAGPVRLELLVENMGRVNYGPDLQDRKGLLGWVRLGINKLYHWTMFPLPLDELSALRFGTAACAGPAFHRAVFDVAEPADSFLSLPGWNKGVAWINGFNLGRYWERGPQQALYVPAPLLRTGENELIVFELHGGAGDAVLA; encoded by the coding sequence ATGCAAAATCCTTCCTTCACGATTTCCGGCGACCGGTTCATGCTGAACGGCGCACCGCTGCGCGTGCTGTCCGGCGCGCTGCATTATTTTCGTGTCGTACCCGGCCAGTGGCGCGACCGGCTGCTCAAGCTTAAGGCCATGGGCCTGAACACCGTGGAAACCTATGTCGCCTGGAACCTGCACGAGCCCCGGCCCGGCGCGTTCCGTTTCGACGGCGCCCTGGACCTGCCGGCCTTCGTCCGGCTGGCGCAGGAGCTGGGGCTGTACGTGATCGTCCGGCCCGGGCCCTACATCTGCGCCGAATGGGAATTCGGCGGCCTGCCGGCCTGGCTGCTGGCCGATCCGGCCATGGAAGTGCGCTGCTGCTATCCGCCTTACCTGGCGGCGGTGCGGCGCTTCTACACCGCGCTGCTGCCGCAGCTGCTGCCGTTGCAGGTGCAGCACGGCGGGCCGATCCTGGCGATGCAGGTCGAGAACGAGTACGGCAGCTATGGCAGCGACGCGCAGTATGTGGAATGGGTGCGCGCGCTGATGGTGGAACTGGGCGTGGCAACGCTGCTGTTCACGTCCGACGGCGCTACCGACTACATGCTCGCGCATGGCACGCTGCCCGATGTGTTCAAGACGGCCAACTTCGGTTCGCGGGCCGACGGCGAGTTCGCCAAGCTGCGCGAATACCAGCCGCGCGGCCCGCTGATGTGCATGGAATTCTGGAACGGCTGGTTCGACCATTGGGGCGAACCGCACCACACGCGCGAAGCGGCCGACGCCGCGCAGGCGCTCGACGAGGTGCTGGCGTCCGGCGCTTCCGTCAATGTCTACATGTTCCATGGCGGCACGAACTTCGGCTTCATGAACGGTGCCAATACCGATTTGGAAACACGCGCGTACCAGCCCACCGTGAACAGCTACGACTACGACGCGCCGCTGGGCGAAGCAGGCGAGCCGACGGAGAAGTTCCACGCGTTCCGCAAGGTGATCGAACGATACGTCGATCTGCCGCCGATGGCCCTGCCGCTGCCCGCCGCGAGGCTGCCGTCCACCACCGTCCGCTTCACGGGCAGTACCGCGCTGGCCGATGCGCTGCCGGCGCTGGCCGCGCCGCGCCATGACATCGTGCCGCGACCGATGGAAAGCCTGGGTCAGGACTACGGTTTCATCCTGTACCGCACCGACATCGTCCATCCGCCGGGCAGGGTGGTGCTGTCGGTCGAACGGGTGCACGACCGCGCGCAGGTATTCGTCAACGGCGTGGAGGCAGGCGTGGTCGAGCGCAATGGCGGCGGCACGCTGGAACTCGACCTGCCCGCAGGCCCGGTCAGGCTGGAACTGCTGGTGGAGAACATGGGGCGCGTCAACTACGGGCCGGACCTGCAGGACCGGAAAGGGCTGCTGGGCTGGGTAAGGCTGGGTATCAACAAGCTGTATCACTGGACGATGTTCCCGCTGCCGTTGGACGAACTTTCGGCACTGCGCTTCGGCACGGCGGCGTGCGCCGGCCCGGCGTTCCACCGCGCCGTGTTCGACGTGGCGGAACCGGCCGACAGCTTCCTGTCGCTGCCGGGCTGGAACAAGGGCGTGGCCTGGATAAACGGTTTCAACCTGGGCCGCTACTGGGAGCGGGGACCGCAGCAGGCGCTGTATGTGCCGGCGCCGCTGCTGCGGACCGGCGAAAACGAGTTGATCGTGTTCGAGCTGCATGGGGGCGCCGGCGACGCGGTGTTGGCGTAA
- a CDS encoding TonB-dependent receptor: protein MITHYSSNSTSGPRLRPAAAAIALVVIPAMLGAVPARAQQAEGSEGAKLEQVVVTANKRAQNLQDVPAAISVISDATLQRANVRDIDDLPSLSPALTISYGSQPGNNSINMRGIGTFSLGIGTESDVSVIVDDIPMGMQAGAFKDMTDIFRVEVLKGPQSTLFGKSSIAGVLNITTKPIAGTRKASTSFLLTDDREWRASATVSGPVSDTLRGRITVSKTGFGGVVDNIYDGSKLNGSRGETIMGKFEWNPTDQFQAVFSPHYNRTNRNCCVNPYTSMTPGGFYQNVPQLPATELNAGIPIGPGNTKVSNDYPAGGKFRDAGAGLRLNWQFGDDSALAGHNLTSITSFDNYHMDDYQDGDGTSADILRYLPVNGRPTGLSGGLYSYGTFDVKSVTQEVRLTSPDTGRFRYVAGFWYGRNMLGRVLVRAPASSYVTAYEAQAWNTNYALFGQSSFAITATTSVIAGLRANREDSGYGFTRFTPPPAALVPTEFYTDDHSDNAVTGKLELEHHLNRDAMAYAVYSTGYKGVAYDLTSGFNAAVARNQPVDPEKAKNFELGVKTTLLDNRATLDIALFNTNFRGFQQSAGFVDDDNIFRTTLHSIGGLRTRGLEVDGTLRVSRALLLNGSFAWTQATITEFENGPCYSVLNAAGTGAAVGGNCAPNPKYANANVQNLAGATLPNAPKIKLNLGGQFDLPLREAGFDLFFTGAYRWQSRTQFALNQDPVTVQGAYGIANVGFGLKDKRDRYKLSVFVNNLFDKTYAIGLGNSVATGTWSARAPNPVAVVSTTSWLPPRDYTRYVGARLDLNF from the coding sequence ATGATTACGCACTACAGCAGCAATTCCACCAGCGGCCCGCGGCTGCGGCCCGCGGCGGCAGCCATCGCGCTCGTCGTCATCCCTGCGATGCTGGGCGCCGTGCCCGCCCGTGCGCAGCAGGCCGAAGGGTCGGAGGGCGCGAAACTCGAACAGGTGGTGGTGACCGCCAACAAGCGGGCCCAGAACCTGCAGGACGTGCCGGCCGCCATTTCGGTGATCAGCGACGCCACGCTGCAGCGTGCCAACGTGCGCGACATCGACGACCTGCCGTCGCTGTCGCCGGCGCTGACGATCTCGTACGGCTCGCAGCCCGGCAACAACAGCATCAACATGCGCGGCATCGGCACGTTCTCGCTGGGCATCGGCACCGAGTCCGACGTTTCCGTGATCGTCGACGACATCCCGATGGGCATGCAGGCCGGCGCGTTCAAGGACATGACGGACATCTTCCGCGTGGAGGTACTCAAAGGACCGCAAAGCACGCTGTTCGGCAAGTCGTCGATCGCCGGCGTGCTGAACATCACGACGAAACCGATCGCCGGCACGCGCAAGGCCAGCACCAGCTTCCTGCTGACGGACGACAGGGAGTGGCGCGCCAGCGCCACCGTGTCCGGCCCGGTGAGCGACACGCTGCGCGGGCGCATCACGGTGAGCAAGACCGGCTTCGGCGGCGTGGTCGACAACATTTACGATGGCTCGAAACTGAATGGCAGCCGCGGCGAAACCATCATGGGCAAGTTCGAGTGGAATCCGACGGACCAGTTCCAGGCCGTGTTCTCGCCGCACTACAACCGCACCAACCGCAATTGCTGCGTGAACCCGTACACATCGATGACACCGGGCGGCTTTTATCAGAACGTCCCGCAATTGCCCGCCACGGAACTCAATGCCGGCATCCCGATCGGGCCCGGCAACACGAAGGTCAGCAACGATTACCCGGCCGGCGGCAAGTTCCGCGACGCCGGCGCCGGCCTGCGCCTGAACTGGCAGTTCGGCGACGATTCGGCGCTGGCGGGGCACAACCTGACGTCGATCACGTCGTTCGACAACTACCACATGGACGACTACCAGGATGGCGACGGCACGAGCGCCGATATCCTCCGGTACCTGCCGGTGAACGGCCGGCCGACCGGGCTGTCCGGCGGCCTGTACAGCTACGGCACGTTCGACGTGAAATCGGTCACGCAGGAAGTGCGCCTGACGTCGCCCGACACGGGCCGGTTCCGCTACGTGGCGGGCTTCTGGTACGGCCGCAATATGCTGGGCCGCGTGCTGGTGCGGGCACCGGCCAGCAGCTACGTCACCGCGTACGAAGCGCAGGCATGGAATACGAACTACGCGCTGTTCGGCCAGTCCAGCTTCGCCATTACCGCCACGACCAGCGTGATCGCCGGCCTGCGCGCGAACCGCGAGGATTCCGGCTACGGCTTCACGCGCTTCACGCCGCCGCCGGCCGCGCTGGTGCCCACCGAGTTCTACACCGACGACCATTCCGACAATGCGGTCACCGGCAAGTTGGAACTGGAGCATCACCTGAACCGCGATGCGATGGCATATGCCGTGTACTCCACCGGCTACAAGGGCGTGGCCTACGATTTGACCAGCGGCTTCAACGCCGCGGTGGCACGCAACCAGCCGGTCGATCCGGAAAAGGCGAAGAACTTCGAACTGGGCGTGAAGACCACGCTGCTGGACAACCGCGCCACGCTCGATATCGCGCTGTTCAACACGAACTTCCGCGGCTTCCAGCAATCGGCCGGCTTCGTCGACGACGACAACATCTTCCGCACCACGCTGCACAGCATCGGCGGCCTGCGCACCCGCGGGCTGGAAGTCGACGGCACGCTGCGCGTGAGCCGCGCGCTGCTGCTGAACGGCAGCTTCGCATGGACGCAGGCCACCATCACGGAATTCGAGAACGGCCCGTGCTACAGCGTGCTGAACGCGGCTGGCACAGGCGCGGCCGTGGGCGGCAATTGCGCGCCGAACCCGAAGTATGCCAACGCCAACGTGCAGAACCTGGCGGGCGCCACGCTGCCCAACGCGCCCAAAATCAAGCTGAACCTGGGCGGCCAGTTCGACCTGCCGCTGCGGGAAGCCGGCTTCGACCTGTTCTTCACGGGGGCGTATCGCTGGCAGAGCCGCACCCAGTTCGCGCTGAACCAGGATCCGGTGACAGTGCAGGGCGCGTACGGCATCGCGAACGTCGGCTTCGGCCTGAAGGACAAGCGCGACCGCTACAAGCTGTCGGTCTTCGTCAACAACCTGTTCGACAAGACCTATGCGATCGGCCTCGGCAACTCGGTGGCCACCGGCACCTGGAGCGCCCGCGCGCCGAACCCGGTGGCGGTCGTCAGCACGACGTCGTGGCTGCCACCGCGCGACTACACGCGCTATGTCGGCGCCCGGCTCGACCTGAACTTCTGA
- a CDS encoding glycoside hydrolase family 88 protein: protein MISTTLEIPARGAVFDEALALALRQLAANLERFAERFPDDTTAGNHYTLRRYEHHEPGVNAGWTSGFWTGMLWIAHELTGNPAFGQAAARQLPSFAWRLAERIQVDHHDLGFLYTPSAIAEWRNTGDSRAHRIALQAADCLMARYLPGAGIIQAWGDLDDPAQRGRIIIDCLMNLPLLHWASTQSGEQHYRDAALSHLRQSRDHLVRPDHSSFHTFHFDPVSGAPLRGSTAQGRSDDSCWARGQAWGIYGFALNHRHAPDLGLLDVARGQADYFLARLPPHGVAYWDLAYGDGSGEPWDSSASAIAACGLLELASLMPPGAEGARDRAHYHSAALHILEGLARRCAASPPHSDALLLHGVYSKPHGQGVDEANLWGDFFYLEALARVARGWTSYW, encoded by the coding sequence ATGATTTCAACCACCCTGGAAATCCCGGCGCGGGGCGCCGTCTTCGACGAGGCGCTGGCGCTGGCGCTGCGACAACTGGCTGCCAATCTCGAACGCTTTGCCGAACGGTTCCCGGACGACACGACGGCCGGCAACCACTACACGCTGCGCCGCTACGAGCACCACGAGCCCGGCGTCAACGCCGGCTGGACCAGCGGCTTCTGGACCGGCATGCTGTGGATCGCGCACGAGTTGACCGGCAACCCGGCCTTCGGCCAGGCCGCCGCGCGGCAGTTGCCCAGCTTCGCATGGCGGCTGGCCGAACGCATCCAGGTCGACCACCACGACCTGGGCTTCCTGTACACGCCGTCGGCGATCGCCGAGTGGCGCAACACGGGAGATAGCCGCGCACACCGCATCGCGCTGCAGGCCGCCGACTGCCTGATGGCGCGCTACCTGCCGGGCGCCGGCATCATCCAGGCCTGGGGCGACCTCGACGACCCGGCACAGCGCGGCCGGATCATCATCGACTGCCTGATGAACCTGCCACTGCTGCACTGGGCTTCCACGCAAAGCGGCGAGCAGCACTACCGTGACGCGGCGCTGTCGCACCTGCGCCAGTCGCGCGACCACCTGGTGCGGCCGGACCACTCCAGTTTTCATACGTTCCACTTCGATCCCGTATCCGGCGCACCGCTGCGCGGCAGCACCGCGCAGGGCCGCTCGGACGACTCGTGCTGGGCGCGCGGCCAGGCCTGGGGCATCTACGGCTTCGCGCTGAACCACCGCCATGCGCCGGACCTGGGCCTGCTCGACGTGGCGCGCGGCCAGGCCGATTACTTCCTCGCGCGACTGCCGCCACATGGCGTGGCGTACTGGGACCTGGCCTACGGCGACGGCAGCGGCGAGCCGTGGGACAGCTCGGCATCGGCCATCGCCGCCTGCGGCCTGCTGGAACTGGCATCGCTGATGCCGCCGGGAGCGGAGGGCGCGCGCGACCGGGCGCATTACCACTCGGCGGCGCTGCACATCCTCGAAGGGCTGGCACGGCGCTGCGCGGCCAGCCCGCCGCACAGCGATGCGCTGCTGCTGCACGGCGTCTACAGCAAGCCGCACGGGCAGGGCGTCGACGAGGCGAACCTGTGGGGCGATTTCTTTTATCTCGAAGCGCTGGCCCGGGTCGCACGCGGGTGGACCAGCTACTGGTAA